A window of Triplophysa dalaica isolate WHDGS20190420 chromosome 7, ASM1584641v1, whole genome shotgun sequence contains these coding sequences:
- the LOC130425715 gene encoding serine/threonine-protein kinase pim-2-like encodes MASTSATSSITPNDMERDPDQQTEKKKKKGMRASFKKRWRAVKGCCSCTQSNDLDPSEEPYLPVLNPVVLADTADHPGCDWEQTPLEDPVDPPQDPSGLKQTAPDEPTDDTAEQQTEEKKKKGVRASFKKGWKAIKHSCARNNKVVPLPTQSDLDSSVAQPAPEDPQPPAPEDPQPAPEDPQPAPEDPEAQWKEEMDDFYRGLSDFDPFVQEMLKCFYPYSFPKFPAPWYTRQEFLHELDKFEAFSALYKVGRHCLGKGHAGIVYRGTRKSDGLKVAIKFIYKQSPWDRFIHVPGYDKPLFSEVAVNLMLQKPERCPNIVALLDWFEEEEIYILVLEFPYPCLSLDNFLRYINNMNVNCPLSEENARALMRQAVNAAQHCIDHDVCHGSLGIRNMLINIQTMTLMFIDFGRAHLASTWGKPDPRNPDPRPGIPGPTWVEAGGESWGRGHAVADLVYCLGTLLLCLMGGLWLKIRGFITTEDIPEIKTLGLSEECFDLVNRCTLTPPPDRPTLEELLDHEWFKQG; translated from the exons ATGGCGTCTACATCTGCAACTTCTTCAATCACACCAAACGACATGGAGAGAGATCCAG ATCAACAaacagagaagaagaagaagaagggtATGCGGGCCAGCTTTAAGAAAAGATGGCGGGCTGTGAAGGGCTGCTGCTCTTGCACCCAAAGCAATGACCTGGATCCATCTGAAGAGCCGTATCTACCAGTCTTGAACCCGGTGGTCTTGGCAGACACAGCTGATCACCCTGGTTGTGACTGGGAGCAAACGCCTCTTGAAGATCCGGTCGATCCGCCGCAAGATCCTTCTGGACTCAAGCAAACCGCTCCAGACGAACCAACTGACGACACAGCAG AACAACAAACagaagagaagaagaagaagggtGTCCGTGCCAGCTTTAAGAAAGGATGGAAGGCTATAAAGCACTCCTGTGCCCGAAACAACAAAGTGGTGCCTTTACCTACACAGTCTGACCTGGATTCATCAGTTGCTCAGccggctcctgaagatcctcagccg ccggctcctgaagatcctcagccggctcctgaagatcctcagccggctcctgaagatcctGAAGCTCAGTGGAAAGAAGAAATGGATGATTTCTATCGTGGTTTATCTGACTTTGATCCATTTGTTCAGGAAATGCTCAAATGTTTTTATCCATATTCTTTTCCCAAATTTCCCGCTCCATGGTATACTAGGCAAGAGTTTCTTCATGAATTGGATAAATTTG aagCGTTTTCAGCCCTTTATAAGGTGGGAAGGCACTGTCTAGGAAAAGGACACGCCGGCATTGTGTATCGGGGGACTCGCAAGTCTGATGGCCTGAAG GTCGCCATCAAATTTATCTACAAGCAATCCCCCTGGGACAGATTTATTCATGTT CCTGGATATGACAAGCCCCTCTTCTCAGAAGTGGCTGTAAATCTGATGCTACAGAAACCAGAGAGATGCCCCAACATTGTGGCTCTGTTGGACTGGTTTGAAGAGGAGGAAATCTACATCCTCGTTCTAGAATTTCCATATCCCTGTTTGAGCTTGGATAATTTCCTTCGCTATATCAATaatatgaatgtaaattgtCCACTGTCTGAAGAAAATGCACGTGCTCTCATGCGTCAAGCAGTGAACGCAGCTCAACACTGCATCGACCACGACGTCTGCCATGGTAGCTTGGGTATCAGAAACATGCTGATCAATATACAGACAATGACGCTCATGTTCATAGACTTTGGACGTGCCCATCTTGCCTCAACTTGGGGCAAACCAGACCCTAGAAACCCAG ACCCTAGACCTGGCATACCTGGCCCAACTTGGGTCGAAGCAGGCGGTGAAAGCTGGG GTCGAGGTCATGCGGTTGCCGATTTGGTCTATTGTTTGGGTACACTGCTTCTGTGTCTGATGGGTGGACTATGGTTGAAAATAAGGGGCTTCATTACTACAGAAGACATCCCTGAAATCAAAACACTTGGGTTAAGTGAAG AATGCTTTGACTTGGTCAATCGGTGCACTCTCACTCCACCACCCGACAGGCCAACATTAGAGGAGCTCCTAGACCACGAGTGGTTCAAACAGGGTTAA